A single region of the Bacteroides luhongzhouii genome encodes:
- a CDS encoding lactonase family protein codes for MTKTYLSRTSIFNVFAAVCIFGISISGCTSKKKTSMETTDTTENELTMLVGTYTSGTSKGIYSYRFNEEDGTATPLSEAEIENPSYLVPSADGKFVYAVSEFNNTQAAANAFAFNKEKGTLQLLNSQQTGGEDPCYIIASGNNVITANYSGGSISVFPIAKDGSLLPASDIIKFEGTGVDKERQEKPHLHCVRITPDGKYLFADDLGTDQIHKFIINPTANAENKEAFLKEGSPAAFKVKAGSGPRHLTFSPNGHYAYLINELSGTVIAFEYKDGNLKEIQTIAADTVNAQGSADIHISPDGKFLYASNRLKADGIVLFSIHPDNGMLSKAGYQLTGIHPRNFIITPNGKYLLVACRDNNVIQVYERDIDTGLLTNVQQDIKVDKPVCIRFVR; via the coding sequence ATGACTAAGACATATCTATCCAGAACATCTATATTCAATGTATTTGCCGCTGTTTGCATATTCGGAATCAGTATCAGTGGCTGCACTTCTAAAAAAAAGACTTCTATGGAAACAACCGATACAACAGAAAACGAACTAACCATGTTGGTGGGTACTTACACATCAGGAACCAGTAAAGGGATATATAGCTACCGCTTCAACGAAGAAGACGGGACTGCCACTCCATTAAGTGAAGCAGAAATTGAAAATCCTTCTTATCTTGTTCCGTCTGCCGACGGGAAATTCGTCTATGCAGTCAGTGAATTCAACAATACACAAGCTGCCGCCAATGCATTTGCCTTCAATAAAGAAAAAGGTACTTTGCAATTATTAAACTCACAGCAAACGGGAGGTGAAGATCCTTGCTATATCATTGCCAGTGGAAATAATGTGATAACTGCCAACTACAGTGGCGGCAGCATCTCTGTTTTCCCTATCGCAAAAGATGGCTCGCTCCTACCCGCTTCCGATATTATAAAATTCGAAGGTACGGGAGTGGACAAGGAACGACAAGAAAAACCACATCTGCATTGTGTCCGTATCACTCCGGATGGTAAATACTTGTTTGCCGATGACTTGGGCACAGACCAAATACATAAGTTTATCATTAACCCCACTGCAAATGCAGAGAATAAAGAAGCATTTCTGAAAGAAGGATCGCCTGCTGCCTTTAAAGTGAAAGCCGGCTCAGGTCCGCGTCATCTGACTTTCTCGCCAAACGGCCATTACGCTTATCTGATTAATGAGTTATCGGGCACAGTAATCGCTTTTGAATATAAAGACGGAAATTTAAAAGAGATTCAAACAATCGCTGCCGATACGGTAAACGCACAAGGAAGCGCTGACATTCATATCAGCCCGGATGGTAAATTCCTGTATGCCAGTAATCGTTTGAAAGCAGATGGTATCGTCCTATTCAGTATTCACCCGGATAACGGAATGTTGTCGAAAGCAGGCTATCAACTGACAGGGATTCATCCACGTAATTTCATCATTACGCCTAATGGCAAATATCTGTTAGTCGCTTGCAGAGACAACAATGTTATACAGGTGTATGAAAGAGACATAGACACCGGATTGTTAACAAACGTACAGCAGGATATTAAGGTAGACAAGCCGGTCTGTATACGGTTTGTGCGATAA
- the dinB gene encoding DNA polymerase IV, translating to MTQRKIIHIDMDAFYASVEQRDNPELRGKPLAVGHAEERGVVAAASYEARRYGVRSAMASQKAKRLCPQLIFVPGRMDVYKSVSRQIHEIFHEYTDIIEPLSLDEAFLDVTENKKDISLAVDIAKEIKQKIREQLNLVASAGVSYNKFLAKIASDYRKPDGLCTIHPEQALDFIARLPIESFWGVGPVTAKKMHLLGIHNGLQLRKCSLEMLTAHFGKAGALYYECSRGIDERPVEAIRIRKSIGCERTLERDISARSSVIIELYHVAVELIERLQRKDFKGNTLTLKIKFHDFSQITRSLTQSQELTTLDRVLPLAKELLKSVEYEQHPIRLIGLSVSNPKEEADEQHGVWEQLSFEFSDWD from the coding sequence ATGACGCAGAGAAAGATTATACATATCGACATGGACGCCTTCTATGCCTCTGTAGAACAGCGTGATAATCCGGAACTTCGTGGCAAGCCTTTGGCGGTAGGTCATGCAGAAGAGCGGGGAGTGGTGGCTGCTGCCAGCTATGAGGCCCGACGTTACGGTGTTCGTTCCGCCATGGCTTCGCAAAAGGCGAAACGTCTTTGTCCCCAACTCATTTTTGTACCTGGCAGGATGGATGTTTATAAATCCGTTTCCCGTCAGATACATGAGATTTTCCACGAATATACGGATATCATCGAACCTCTGTCTCTGGATGAGGCTTTCCTGGATGTCACTGAAAATAAGAAAGATATTTCTCTGGCTGTGGACATAGCAAAGGAAATAAAGCAGAAGATACGGGAACAACTCAACCTTGTTGCGTCTGCCGGAGTTTCTTATAATAAGTTTTTGGCTAAAATAGCTTCGGACTATCGCAAACCGGATGGCTTATGTACCATTCATCCGGAACAAGCTCTTGATTTTATAGCCCGTCTTCCTATCGAATCTTTTTGGGGAGTGGGTCCGGTGACTGCAAAGAAGATGCATCTACTTGGCATCCACAATGGACTTCAACTACGGAAATGCTCTCTTGAAATGCTGACAGCCCATTTCGGGAAAGCCGGCGCACTGTATTATGAGTGCTCACGAGGAATTGACGAACGCCCTGTCGAAGCAATTCGTATCCGTAAATCCATCGGTTGCGAACGTACATTGGAACGTGATATTTCAGCCCGTTCATCGGTTATTATTGAACTATACCATGTGGCGGTAGAGCTGATTGAACGTCTTCAGCGAAAAGACTTCAAAGGAAACACGCTTACCCTGAAAATCAAGTTTCATGATTTTAGCCAGATAACCCGGAGCCTTACTCAATCGCAGGAACTCACCACTTTAGACCGGGTACTCCCACTTGCAAAAGAACTGCTTAAAAGTGTCGAATATGAGCAACATCCGATTCGGCTCATCGGCCTTTCCGTCTCCAATCCAAAGGAAGAAGCCGATGAACAACACGGTGTTTGGGAACAGTTGAGCTTTGAATTTAGCGATTGGGATTGA
- a CDS encoding DUF4419 domain-containing protein, translating into MKNTLFYLFIFCSVSTFAQNGITFKVEKLSKPKKSLNLCSPNEIYERLILSDMSIEPYEIKKKNIEVPYHIIAKSESPDSLVSFGPNSFFNGMYQAYADHRPFVLSPDMIWLLISQGFARHINANQESMRNELVDFSGKLSLIVREDKKLEDPTLSWEKIFPQFTEQISQYAGKHLTELLTCNFSTTTSLEKVASEITIMEAVKPYFEFIIIRIVCGIPEITLEGTPEDWEKLLHKARGLKEYKLDWWISELEPLLEEFVKASKGEVNKDFWRNMFKYHSQKRYGAPNIIDGWIVKFFPYDKEGKRNNLKQLEGTNCLPDEIVKVDVKYLEVYSNAVKETPLEFWAGFIGLEQNNKTFALRPQIGWMIRKKDVNKEGLKSKLSADSQNAGWGSGINIRVKEFPAVLLELKEIKRLDIQFIDTINIPDEISKIKIGSLSLYGKITKEGIERIKRLLPDTDIKINGSREVIKSH; encoded by the coding sequence ATGAAAAACACATTATTTTACTTATTCATATTTTGCAGTGTTTCCACATTCGCTCAAAATGGCATCACTTTTAAGGTTGAAAAGCTTTCAAAACCTAAAAAATCACTTAATCTATGCTCCCCGAATGAGATTTATGAGAGGCTTATATTATCGGATATGAGCATAGAGCCTTATGAGATAAAGAAAAAGAATATCGAGGTTCCTTATCATATCATTGCAAAGAGCGAATCTCCCGACAGTCTCGTTTCTTTTGGCCCTAATTCTTTTTTCAACGGTATGTATCAGGCTTATGCGGATCACAGGCCATTTGTATTGTCCCCGGATATGATTTGGCTATTAATCAGCCAGGGATTTGCACGGCATATCAATGCCAATCAGGAATCTATGAGAAATGAGCTTGTTGATTTCTCCGGCAAACTATCCTTAATTGTGAGAGAAGATAAAAAACTGGAGGACCCTACTCTTTCATGGGAAAAAATCTTTCCGCAATTTACTGAACAAATATCCCAATATGCCGGCAAACATCTGACCGAACTTCTCACCTGCAATTTCTCAACGACTACCTCTTTAGAGAAAGTTGCTTCCGAAATAACAATCATGGAAGCTGTGAAACCTTACTTTGAGTTTATAATCATACGCATTGTCTGTGGAATACCTGAAATAACTCTCGAAGGAACACCGGAGGACTGGGAAAAACTACTGCACAAAGCCAGAGGCTTGAAAGAATACAAACTCGATTGGTGGATTTCTGAACTGGAACCTCTTTTGGAAGAATTCGTCAAAGCATCCAAAGGGGAGGTTAATAAGGACTTTTGGCGCAATATGTTTAAATATCATTCACAGAAACGATACGGAGCCCCAAACATTATCGATGGATGGATCGTGAAGTTTTTCCCTTATGATAAGGAAGGGAAAAGAAATAATCTGAAACAGCTAGAAGGCACAAATTGTCTCCCTGATGAAATAGTGAAGGTAGATGTAAAGTATCTGGAAGTATATAGCAATGCTGTCAAAGAAACTCCATTAGAATTCTGGGCAGGCTTCATCGGATTAGAACAAAATAATAAGACTTTTGCTCTGCGACCGCAAATCGGCTGGATGATCAGAAAAAAAGATGTTAACAAGGAGGGATTAAAAAGTAAATTGAGTGCTGATTCTCAAAATGCAGGCTGGGGAAGCGGCATCAATATCAGAGTAAAAGAATTTCCGGCTGTACTGTTAGAGCTCAAAGAAATAAAAAGGTTGGATATCCAATTTATCGACACAATCAATATACCGGACGAAATATCAAAGATAAAAATCGGATCGTTGAGTTTATATGGAAAGATTACTAAAGAGGGAATAGAGCGTATTAAAAGATTATTGCCTGATACGGATATAAAAATAAATGGTTCACGAGAGGTAATAAAATCCCATTGA